A stretch of the Saprospiraceae bacterium genome encodes the following:
- a CDS encoding hydroxymethylglutaryl-CoA reductase produces the protein MVEHFFKDPENVMHELMSYWHHNEDQQKILDGFSENTITNFPLPYSVAPNFLINGKTYCVPLVTEESSVVAAAASAAKFWMDRGGIHAEVINTKKLGQIHFKWKGQFDQLQSHLPAIRQLMLEKAKDVTKNMFERGGGVENFELKQLDGIENYFQLLIGFQTCDSMGANFINSCLESFSGSLESYFMNAEELDDEFRDVEIIMSILSNYTPECLVRTWVQCKISELGEFAGNLNATEFAERFYTAVQIAKADPYRAVTHNKGIFNGIDAVVLATANDFRAVEACGHAYAARNGQYSSLSDCKIDGDQFYFSLELPLALGTVGGLTTLHPMAKRSLELLENPSAENLMMITAATGLAQNFAAIRSLVTTGIQYGHMKMHLVNILQHFKASESQIEAAKIHFAKNTISFNAVRSFLEKLNRKESL, from the coding sequence ATGGTAGAGCATTTTTTTAAAGATCCTGAAAATGTGATGCATGAACTTATGAGTTATTGGCATCACAATGAAGACCAGCAAAAAATATTGGATGGATTTAGTGAAAATACCATTACTAATTTTCCATTGCCATACAGTGTAGCGCCCAATTTTTTAATCAATGGCAAGACGTATTGCGTGCCCCTGGTTACCGAGGAAAGCAGTGTAGTTGCTGCCGCAGCATCTGCAGCAAAATTTTGGATGGATCGCGGAGGGATTCATGCAGAAGTCATCAACACAAAAAAACTAGGTCAGATTCATTTTAAATGGAAAGGTCAATTCGATCAATTGCAAAGCCATCTACCAGCAATCAGACAGCTGATGTTAGAGAAGGCAAAAGATGTGACAAAAAATATGTTTGAACGAGGAGGAGGTGTTGAAAATTTTGAACTCAAACAATTGGATGGCATTGAAAATTATTTTCAATTGTTGATTGGATTTCAAACCTGCGATTCGATGGGGGCAAATTTTATTAATTCCTGTTTAGAATCCTTTAGCGGCAGTTTAGAAAGCTATTTTATGAATGCGGAGGAGCTGGATGATGAATTTCGGGATGTTGAAATTATCATGAGCATATTATCTAATTACACACCCGAATGCCTGGTACGCACCTGGGTGCAATGTAAGATTTCAGAATTGGGTGAATTTGCTGGCAATTTAAATGCAACAGAATTTGCAGAGCGTTTTTATACTGCAGTACAAATTGCAAAAGCAGATCCATATCGTGCAGTCACCCACAACAAAGGAATTTTTAATGGCATTGATGCGGTGGTATTGGCTACTGCCAATGATTTTAGAGCCGTTGAAGCCTGTGGTCATGCATACGCTGCAAGAAACGGACAATACAGCAGTTTGAGTGATTGTAAAATCGATGGCGATCAGTTTTATTTTTCTTTAGAACTTCCACTTGCATTGGGAACAGTTGGAGGATTAACAACTTTACATCCAATGGCTAAACGATCCCTTGAATTATTAGAAAATCCATCTGCAGAAAACTTGATGATGATTACAGCAGCTACCGGATTGGCACAAAATTTTGCAGCCATTCGTTCTTTGGTTACCACCGGCATACAATACGGACACATGAAAATGCATCTGGTCAATATCTTGCAACATTTTAAAGCCAGTGAATCTCAAATTGAAGCAGCCAAAATTCACTTTGCAAAAAATACGATCAGTTTCAATGCAGTTCGTAGTTTTTTGGAAAAATTGAATAGGAAAGAGAGTCTGTAG
- a CDS encoding type 2 isopentenyl-diphosphate Delta-isomerase, which translates to MASFPENRSDRKKDHIELAFKSQTGIPDLDARFYYEPVLSKHPSENQIQAIAFGNKTLSYPIWVSSMTGGTAQAKKINENLALACREFGLGMGLGSCRKLIEHPELLPDFDMRELIGNDLPLYINLGIAQIEQWFMQSKQELIKKLVDMLRADGLIIHVNPLQEFMQAEGDRFKNPPIDTIKKVLDQFSFPVIVKEVGQGMGPESLKALLQLPLQAIEFGAFGGTNFALLELNRKEGTPSLLAGLAQIGHSAEEMMHYCNALAANEVIACKQLIVSGGVRDYLDGYYYISKSKIPALYGQASGFLKYAQGSYEELRYYIQQQIRGLNLAFSFLKVK; encoded by the coding sequence ATGGCAAGTTTTCCAGAAAACCGATCCGACCGTAAAAAAGATCATATCGAGCTGGCTTTTAAGTCACAAACCGGCATTCCGGATTTGGATGCCCGTTTTTATTATGAGCCCGTTTTAAGCAAGCATCCATCAGAAAATCAAATTCAAGCCATTGCTTTTGGCAATAAGACTTTATCCTATCCGATCTGGGTATCCAGCATGACCGGTGGCACAGCACAAGCAAAAAAAATAAATGAAAATCTGGCTTTGGCCTGCCGGGAATTTGGTTTAGGCATGGGGCTCGGTTCCTGTCGAAAATTAATAGAACACCCAGAATTGTTACCGGATTTTGATATGCGGGAACTTATAGGAAATGATTTGCCTTTGTATATCAATTTAGGGATTGCACAAATTGAGCAATGGTTTATGCAATCCAAACAGGAATTAATTAAAAAATTGGTGGATATGCTGCGAGCTGATGGATTGATTATTCACGTCAATCCATTGCAAGAGTTTATGCAGGCTGAAGGAGACCGCTTTAAAAATCCGCCTATCGATACCATAAAAAAAGTATTGGACCAATTTAGTTTTCCGGTGATTGTTAAAGAAGTTGGACAAGGCATGGGACCTGAAAGTTTAAAAGCATTGTTGCAACTACCTTTACAGGCCATCGAATTTGGAGCTTTTGGAGGAACCAATTTTGCATTGCTTGAATTGAATCGCAAAGAAGGTACACCAAGTCTTTTAGCCGGATTGGCTCAAATTGGACATTCCGCGGAGGAAATGATGCATTATTGCAATGCCCTTGCAGCAAATGAAGTCATTGCCTGCAAACAATTGATTGTATCAGGAGGGGTTCGCGATTATCTCGATGGGTATTACTATATCAGCAAAAGCAAGATACCGGCACTTTACGGACAAGCTTCTGGTTTTTTAAAATACGCACAAGGATCTTATGAAGAGTTGCGATATTATATTCAACAACAAATTCGTGGTTTAAATCTTGCATTTTCTTTTTTAAAAGTTAAATAA